One Actinomyces respiraculi DNA window includes the following coding sequences:
- a CDS encoding ImmA/IrrE family metallo-endopeptidase, producing the protein MVNGVVDADTHRRLDPAEFRGFALADDVAPLIFVNGADTKAAQIFTLVHELAHLWLGRSALSDADTDARGGQDEERWCNQVAAKALVPLNSLRDEWDGTYGEDELDRLGRPFTRAVVSSALEGRTTYRDAYRLLGTAKHSTFEDLAEKVGVA; encoded by the coding sequence GGTGTCGTCGACGCCGACACGCACCGCAGGCTCGACCCGGCGGAGTTCCGGGGCTTCGCCCTGGCCGACGACGTCGCACCACTGATCTTCGTCAACGGTGCGGACACGAAGGCTGCTCAGATCTTCACCCTCGTTCACGAGCTCGCGCACCTGTGGCTGGGACGCAGCGCCCTGTCCGACGCCGACACCGACGCCCGGGGTGGCCAGGATGAGGAGCGCTGGTGCAACCAGGTCGCAGCGAAGGCGCTCGTCCCTCTCAACTCCCTCCGGGACGAGTGGGATGGGACCTACGGCGAGGACGAGTTGGATCGGCTTGGGCGCCCGTTTACCCGGGCCGTGGTGTCCTCGGCCTTGGAGGGCCGGACGACGTACCGCGACGCATACAGGCTGCTCGGGACGGCGAAGCACTCGACCTTTGAGGACCTGGCGGAGAAGGTAGGAGTCGCGTGA